The sequence CCTACCCTGCCACATAGCTGACCTCTAATCAGAGGCTAGTAGCTATTGTTAGAGCCCCAGGAGCAGTGCAGATGCCTGGAATCGCCGAGGGACCCAGAGCACAGGTAAGTGAGGGCAGAATGGGAGGGTTTGCTGAGAAAGTCGATGGGAGGGAGGGTTGGAAGAAGAGGGAGTATATCTCAGTGTCCagccctcctgctctccctccctgtccgaCAGTGGATCCCTTGATAAAGAAAAGGGAAAATCCATGATAAGTTGGAGGTCAGCAATGAGTAAATAACAAAGGAGATTATGGCAGAAGGGAGTGGCAATGgaacaataaataaacaaaatggaCCAATGAAGGTGCCAGAAGAAACATTGACATTGCTTGCTGATTAACAATGTTTATGATCTGAATTTAGTCAACTCAGTGTTGAGGCTATAACGCTATAAGGTGATTGATTGAAAGGTGCGTTTCTCTTCCTTGAGCTGGTGCTGTATTTCTCTGCTTTCTCTGCATTTCTTGCCTCAGACCTTCTCCAAGTTCATTTAGTCCACGAGGAACATCATCAGCTTCTTTGAACCCATTGCCATTAAATTGCTGACCACCAAACTTTCCTGTTCTCATGCTAGCTGATGTTGGAGATGTTTTTCTCTTCTCAGGCACTGTCTGCTTCCATTTCAGATGAACTGTTAATATCCCCTCTCAAAAAATTCATCCCCGACTCTCTAAGTCCTTGTGAGTTGCCTTCTTACCTCCAACTGCCTTTTCCTCTTCCACGTTTTTGAGAATTTTGTCACCTCCTAAATCCATTCCCATCTTTAGCACCCCTCCCACTCCATCTATGAATTTCTCCAAGAGTTTTTGCCCCTGCTAAAGTACTATGAGTATGCTAACTAACATCACATATTCTGTGAGTGTGACTAGGGTGCAACATTCCttcgttttttattcatttgtggtgcatgagtgttgctggctggccagcatttattgcccatccctagttgcccttgagaaggtggtggtgagctgccttcttgaaggttgacccataatgccttCTTGTCCTCATCCGTCTCTGCAGCCTTTGACCGAGTCAACTGTACCATCATCATCCAGTGGCCTTCTTCCACTGCCCAACTCAGTGGGACTGCCCTCATCCAGTCTTACCTATCCAATTGTGCCCAGAGCATATCAAGCAGTGGCTTCTCTTCCCACCCTCACACCATTCTCTCTGGAGTCCACGTGGATGTAACTTTGCTATCATCCTCTTCCTCATCTATGTTGCACCTTTTGGTAGCATCCACTGAAGGCATTGTGTGTTCAGATTCTATATATATGTGCTGACTTCTTCTCGTTCTTCCTTTCTAATACCTCTCGCAAACCTTCACTGTCTCTGCATTGCCAGATTGTTTGTCTGACACCCTATCTTGGGTGAGCTATAATTTCTTTCAATTAAACATTGGGAAACTTTTTGTCTTCAGACTTTGccctggcatggtggtacagtgattagcactgctgtctcacagcgccagggacccaggttcaactccggtcTCAGGTcatggtctgtgcagagtctgcacattctccctgtgtctatgtgggtttcctttgggtgttctggtttcctcccaaagatatgcaggataggtgggttggccatgctaaattatcccataGTGTTAGGGGATCAGCGGGatagatacgtggggttacagggatagggtctgggtgggatttttgtcagtgcagacctgatgggctgaattgcctctttctgcacaatagggattctatcacTCCATGAAACTCTGTACCCTAGCCACTGATTACATTCCTCTGTTCAGCCACTTGCGCAGACTAAAACACACTATCCTTGACCTCACCATCTTGCTCTATCCTGAGCTGGATGTTCAGACACTTTCTCTTCTCCAACACAAAATCTATCGCCTCCTGCCTCTGTCCagatgctgctgaaatcctcaaggTGCCTTGGTCACATCTAGATGCCATCATTCTAGTTGTTTCCTGGTTAACGGGGGTTTAGGATAACCTGGGGCTAAAAATGCTAATACATCAGAATAGATTGATTTAGAGTGAGTATGGTATAGAAAAAGCTCAAAATACCTGGTGTTACAAAGGTATCGTTTGTATGGAAACACATATaacactgttagagaatttaaacatgtatttttgaaaacatattatATTCTGCATTAAAAGCATACACCTTGGCTAATTACACACTGCTCTAAGCATGATGGGATATAGTTAAGGAAGAAGAGCCACATTCCTCCAAAACAATATAGCTACTGGGTGAAGCAAAGAAATGCTCTTATCAGTGTGGGTCCCAGACCGTACAAGCTATCCCAGACAGTTAAATGAATAGGACATACAGCTGTCCCAATAAGGAGTTGCTAGGAGACAGAGGGAAATAATTTTACCTACGTATTCCCATGCTATCAGAGAGtaaaatgttattggccaaggtaaatggtctatactaataatgattggctcaCGTCCAGAAGAGGTGAGCAAAGGGGGCGGGTAAATGATTTTTGaaattgtataattgtaacaCTGAAAGCAATGCAATCTAGAGTAATTTGGGCTGCTTCaaattatttaaagtttaaagtttatttcttattgtcacaagtaggtttatatcaacactgcaatgaagttactgtgaaaatcccctagtcaccacactctgacgcctgtttgggtacattgagggagaatttagcatggccaatccacctaaccctcacttctttggagtgtgggaggaaattggagcacccggaggaaacccacgcagatacgtggacaacatgcaaactccacgcaaatagtgacccaaaccaggaatcaaacccagatccctggcactgcgaggcagcagtgctaaccactgtgcttctacTATGTCTGTGGACCAGGCTTGGGCAATAAAGTATGTCTTCAACCAGAATTACTGTCTCCGTGAGTCCTTTGCATTAGCTGAGCCGTAATTAAGAAGGGAAATCCCTCACGTGAAAGCCAGCTTAATACTTGGCCTCTGAAGCTGCAGCAAGTAACCTATCCTGCATCATTTCTGGCTCATCCTGAAGAAGGAATGTTAGCATATTTATACATTCACCGGTAGTGTGGTCAGTCTGGTGTCATTGACATTAAGAGCCTCTTTCTATGATTATAGGGCGTTGGAAAACATGAGGCCAAAATGGAGAGCGGCGGCCAGAAATGTGAGTCAGGAAACCCAAAGCCAGTAGATGAGAAGAGGGAGACATCTAAAGACTgatttggaaacatagaaaataggagcaggaggaggccatttagccctttgagcttgttccacccaccattcattatgaccatggctgatcatccaactcaataacctaatcccacCTTACcccacatatcctttgatccccttcacctcaagtgctatacctaactgcttcttgaaaacatgcatgttgttttggcctcaactactttctgtggtggtggtgAAAGCATCAAGCAGCTAAGGAGAAAGTAATGAATTGGCAACAGATATCACAGTGGGAGgggcaggatggtgtgtgaaaCCATTGTGAAGACGTGCAGAATTGCCATGAGTGATCCAAAAAGGGGCATAAATGACAGATTCATAGGCATttgcagcacaaaaggaggccattcgggccatcgtgtCTATGCCAGTCAACACATATCTGACTACATTAATCCCATTATCCAGTGCTGGGCACATAACCTGGAGGGTATGGCAGCgaaagtgaatatctaaatatttcttaTTGCTACGAGCATTTCTGgttcaaccaccctttcaggcagagagttccagactcacaccatcctctgggtgaaaaagtttctccacaactcccctcttagccttctacttgttactttaaatctatgtcccctgatcATTGACCCTCTCTAATAATTGAAAAAAGGCTTTCCTATCCGTGGCGTAATATTATACAGCTTGATCAAATCCACTCTCGACCCTCACTGCTCCAAGGAAAGCAGCCCcagctatccaatctttcctcatagcacagaccctccagcccaggcagcatcctggtaaacctcccctgAACCCTCTCCATATCGGTAGCATACATCCTACTGGCAGTAATTTTAATCAGCCCCATTTCATCAATTTCTATTGATCAGGCACCATCCATACTGTCCTTATAAAGGCACATTCAgaagtttaaagattatttattaatgtcacaagtaggcttacattaacactgcaatgaagtcactgtgaaaatcctctgatcaccacactccggcgcctgttcgggtacactgagggagtttttaacaaggccaatgcacctaaccagcacgtctgtgggaggaaaccggagcacctggaggaaacccatgcagacacggggagaacttgcagactctgcaaacagtcacccaagccaggattcgaacctgagtccctggtgctgtgagacagcaagtgctaagcattgtgccactcCACTGTCTGGTAGCATTAATGATTTACAGCATCAATGCCCATTTGACAGCAGAAATTGTTTTCAGTAGTAATGACCGACAATATTCATCATCAATGATGCAGCTTTCAATCATTAAAATCATTTTTATTTTCCAGGTTGAATCACCAAtacaaacaaacaaaaaacagCATAAGCTGATATCGAGCCCGATACATACATCAGTGTCACCAAATGCATTCCCATCGAAAGATTTAATTTTGCAATCTGCCCTTCCTCAAATGCACCCTATAAAGGAGGTCAAACACAAACTGTTCCGGTTGGGGCCAGCACTCCTAGCCTAGCTCCCCTAAGGCTGCGTCCCATTGAACCAGGGAACAGCCCAGTGTCTCATTggcactaaaacagaaaatgctgaaaagtatcagcaagtctgacagcatctgtggagagagattagagccaacgtttccctTCTgaatgacccttggtcagagcacTGTCTCATTGGGGTCATTTTCCACACTCTGCAGACTCTCAGCAAGGAGCTCCTGTCAAAATTCAGACAGGGGGTGGGTTGTTGTTAGCACACATTTTGTTTCACTCATGAGTTGTGACAAAAGGGTGCAAAGCTGTCGCTTGACCCTCTCTGGGAGCTCACCGTGTACTCTAGAAAGCCATGACTTTTCCATGGGTCACTCTGTTGATAAGGAGCCCTTTCTTTACTGACCACCCCacctgtgtgtgtatttgtgtgtgtcctgTTGTTAATATGGTATGAATCACTATCTGAAAGTACTAATCGCTGCTTGGTAAGAGGTTTCCCCCCTCTGTCGCTGCTCTACACACAGTCTCAGCGCTCACACGTTGTCCACCGCCTTGGGGGAAGAGCTCTCCCCGGCCACGTTCTCGGTGCTGGAGATGGAGTCGAGTCTGGTGACGGCGCGGTTCTCCACGATCAGACCCGGCGTCTCCTTGGGGAAGCTGAAGAACTTCCTCTTCTTCGCCTTCTCCCTCTCGAAGAAGTCGAAGGGCAGCTTGTTGACCGTCTTTTGCGTGCTGTAGTTGTCCAGCATCTTGAAGACCACCACCGCCCCGGCGAAGCCGAACACCAGCAGGATGTAGTAGATAGCGTCGCCCTCGTTCATCCGCGGGGCTGTGCTGTTACTGAGGCCGGGGAACTGTTCACCGAGCAGCCCGGGGAGACTGGAGGAGCTTAACGGAGACTCAGTGACTGCCATTTGACTCAAACTGATGAATGTCACTGGAGAGGaggggatttaaaaacaaataaaactACTTTAAACTCTGCTTTGAAGACTTACTTTgtgcattatttttttaaattcaaataatttcAATTAACCCAGCAGTGGAAAAAGATAACAGTAAAAcaggactcaagaacaacttctgccctgctatcagacttttgaatggaattaccttatattaagttgatctttctctacacctgagctatgactgtaacactatattagcCATAGTgtaatgtggtgttacagtctaCACTACTATAGtcaaaagataaaatgctggagAACTGTAGACTgtaacactctcatttccttctcccttatgtactctatgaacggtatgttttgactgtatagcgcgcaagaaacaatacttttcactggttaCATGTGGCGatgataaatgaaatcaaatcaaataatacttTCGCCTTGAAATAAGAatatctcccctccctccccccgcggcAGACAGTAAAGAGTTTTAGCACAACACATATACTTAAGATTAGATGCTTAAATTATTAAGCAGTTATAAAGTTCTTACTAGAATAAGcagaaactttaaaaaacatttatacATCTTATTCTTGAATCATTGAATAATTATAATTCAAAATGAATTGAATTGATACGACTCAACAAACATATTTTTTAGTTAATAAACTGGTGAATAATGTTGGCATTGATAAAGTTCACTGTTAATATAATATAGTTAAATATACCACaagtctgagagaagaagttggaTTCTCCCGCCTGGGCACCAATTGATCAACTCCTCCCGTCAGTCACTGGGTAGAACTAGTAATAAATCCTTTCATTTCACTTTTCTTAAACATGTAGAAAAGACTAACAAAAAAGGGGAGGAGTTTATTGGGGGACAAACACAAGGAACAGGTCAGGCATCCCAGGGTACAGATATCTAGAGCTTTTCCACACCTTTACAGCTACTGCCTGAAGCCTGTAATATAATAGCCGGAGGGGAGAGAGAAGTCTAGCAAAATGAACCCATTTTAAACTGGGTTATGTGTTACAGCAGCGCAGGGGGGCTGTATCTGGGTCTCTGCTTACCTTGAGGATAGAAGAATTCCTTACAAGCCCTATGTGTCAGCCCGGTATTCATTTTATTGACGGAAAATGTCAAACCAGGGCAAACTGGAGAAACGGGTTGCTCCTGAATCTCCGGGTATGTTAGACATGTCACTTTGACACATTCTCCATCTGAGGCTGCAGCCCGGAATGCCTGTGGACAGTTCCCTCTCGCCTGCTCTGAGAGTGAATAAACTCCTCTCCCTCACCATCCCGCTGCATTCTTCACCCAGCAGGGGCCTGCACAGTTTGCACTGTGTTTGGAATGTGTTTCTGGCTGATGTCAGGCGCTTTCTCTCGTTATTTCCTTGTCCACAATAGGTAAATTCCGGGAAAAGTCCCAACATAAGTCACCTCTCCTTGCCCACGTAAAATATCATTATGGaaagaatgtgagaaagcatccACCCTGAGGATTGTGTTCTCTGTACAGCGTGTTTGAATGAAGCAGAATACAATGGCAATCTGGTCTTTTCTCCTGCTACTTCTGATAATGATAGATAAATTAAAGTTACCTGTTGCTATGTTAAACCTTACACACTGATTATCTCTGGGTATCGAAGGTATAAGATTGTGATATATATAGCCTTTTGATTGCCTTTTACTTCAAGGAAGTCTTTGACTCATtaactgacgcacagtggcacagtggttagcactgctgcctcacagtggtagggacctgggtttgattcctggtttgggccactgtctgtgtggagtctgcgcgctctccccgtatctgcctgggtttcctccgggtgctccggtttcctcccacagtccaaaagacgtgctggttaggtgcattggccatgctaaatc is a genomic window of Mustelus asterias chromosome 17, sMusAst1.hap1.1, whole genome shotgun sequence containing:
- the LOC144506536 gene encoding uncharacterized protein LOC144506536, coding for MAVTESPLSSSSLPGLLGEQFPGLSNSTAPRMNEGDAIYYILLVFGFAGAVVVFKMLDNYSTQKTVNKLPFDFFEREKAKKRKFFSFPKETPGLIVENRAVTRLDSISSTENVAGESSSPKAVDNV